A genomic region of Fusarium falciforme chromosome 4, complete sequence contains the following coding sequences:
- a CDS encoding RRM domain-containing protein, whose protein sequence is MTDKLPPNLLALFAARPPLRWVEPPDHAPQDRKTAPISGVAQFLPELQKYKETDVYNPTESWLQARDRKKQEKKQNLEELVTQAPKLYKPNEDPNVRGDAFKTLIVARLSYDADERDLEKEFGRFGPIERIRIIVDTHAHEKPNKKKKPHRGYAFVVFEREKDMRAALDACDGIRIKDRRIKVDVERGRTVKGWRPRRLGGGLGGRGYTRSMPSRPMGPGGFGGGFRGGYKGFDGGRGRGGFRGGYGGRGGFRSGGGDYSRGDRNGYGAPSDAPSGPGFDRRNGGYGDRGDRGDRSGDRRGDRGPGGYDSRSGGRSYDDRHGGGGGGYRDGGRFGDRDNRRTGSNMEPIGRREGGREGGREGGYRDRDRDYDRPRDDDGGRKRGYDGGYEDPRKLRRY, encoded by the exons ATGACGGACAAGCTCCCCCCGAATCTGCTCGCACTCTTCGCCGCGCGACCCCCCCTGCGATGGGTCGAGCCGCCCGACCATGCGCCCCAGGATCGCAAGACGGCGCCTATCAGCGGCGTCGCGCAATTCCTTCCCGAGCTGCAGAAGTACAAGGAGACCGACGTCTATAATCCGACCGAGAGTTGGCTTCAGGCGCGCGATCGCAAgaagcaggagaagaagcaaaacctggaggagctggtgACGCAGGCACCTAAGCTTT ATAAGCCGAACGAGGATCCGAACGTCCGAGGCGATGCCTTCAAGACTTTGATTGTCGCGCGTCTGAGCTACGATGCTGATGAGAGAGACTTGGAGAAGGAGTTTGGGCGCTTCGGCCCCATCGAGCGC ATTCGCATCATTGTCGATACACACGCGCACGAGAAGccgaacaagaagaagaagccccaTCGAGGATACGCCTTCGTCGTTTttgagagagagaaggataTGAGAG CTGCCTTGGATGCTTGCGATGGCATTCGCATCAAGGATCGACGTATCAAGGTAGACGTCGAACGAGGCAGAACCGTTAAAGGATGGcgacctcgacgacttgGTGGTGGTCTCGGTGGCCGAGGCTACACCAGGTCGATGCCCTCCCGTCCAATGGGTCCTGGCGGTTTTGGCGGTGGTTTCCGCGGTGGCTACAAGGGCTTCGACGGCGGACGTGGACGGGGTGGCTTCCGAGGAGGTTACGGCGGCCGAGGTGGCTTCCGGAGCGGTGGTGGCGACTACAGCCGTGGCGATAGAAACGGATACGGCGCACCGAGCGACGCGCCCTCTGGACCTGGCTTCGATCGAAGAAATGGCGGTTATGGCGACCGAGGTGATCGCGGCGACCGCAGCGGTGACCGCAGAGGCGATCGAGGCCCTGGTGGGTATGATTCGCGAAGCGGCGGCCGCTCATATGACGACAGacacggtggtggtggtggcggctACCGCGACGGCGGCAGATTCGGAGACCGCGACAACCGACGTACCGGAAGCAACATGGAACCCATCGGCCGAAGAGAGGGTGGACGAGAAGGTGGACGAGAAGGTGGGTATCGCGACCGCGACCGGGACTACGACAGGCCCCGCGACGATGACGGTGGCCGGAAACGTGGTTATGACGGTGGCTACGAGGATCCAAGGAAGTTGCGCCGATACTAA
- a CDS encoding Ribosome assembly factor mrt4 — MPKSKRAKVVHLTQVSKKTRENKDKLFENIRNEIPEYQTCFVFSVDNMRNSYLKEVRRELSDCRLFFGKTKLMAKALGQTPEEAIAPGIEGITKHLAGTVGLLLTNRPAEEILAYFDNLAPVDFARAGVAASRGFSLPAGVLYATGGEVPAEHDVPLEHTIEPELRRLGVPTRMVKGRVVLGDESGEGEDYVVCKEGDILDSRQTRLLKLFSVCLSEFKVKVLAYWSAATSEVTEVNAMDED, encoded by the exons ATGCCCAAGTCGAAGCGCGCCAAGGTCGTCCACCTCACCCAGGTGTCCAAGAAGACGCGGGAGAACAAGGACAAGCTGTTTGAGAACATTCGCAATGAGATTCCCGAGTACCAGACCTGCTTCGTCTTTAGCGTCGACAACATGCGCAACAGCTACCTCAAGGAGGTGAGGCGCGAGCTCTCCGACTGCCG ACTCTTCTTTGGCAAGACAAAGCTCATGGCCAAGGCTCTTGGCCAGACCCCCGAGGAGGCCATCGCGCCTGGTATTGAGGGTATCACGAAGCACCTGGCTGGCACCGTGGGCCTACTCCTGACGAACCGGCCGGCCGAAGAGATCCTCGCCTACTTTGACAACCTCGCCCCCGTCGACTTTGCCCGCGCTGGCGTCGCTGCGTCCCGCGGCTTCTCTCTCCCCGCCGGTGTTCTCTACGCCACCGGCGGTGAGGTCCCTGCTGAGCACGACGTGCCCCTTGAGCACACCATCGAGCCTGAGCTGCGCCGCCTCGGCGTGCCCACCCGCATGGTCAAGGGCCGCGTtgttcttggtgatgagtCTGGAGAGGGTGAAGACTATGTCGTCTGCAAGGAGGGAGACATTCTGGACTCGCGGCAGACGAGGCTGCTCAAGCTCTTTAGTGTGTGCCTGAGCGagttcaaggtcaaggtgttAGC GTACTGGAGCGCCGCAACCTCCGAGGTGACAGAGGTCAACGCCATGGATGAGGATTAA
- a CDS encoding Triosephosphate isomerase, with product MARKFFVGGNFKMNGSVSSIKEIVSNLNNATLDENAEVVVSPPALYLSLVRETLRPDIEVAAQNVFDKPNGAYTGEISVAQLKDSNINWAILGHSERRTILGESDDVVSSKTKYATENGLKVIWCCGESLETREAGKTIEFVSAQIESLKSQISDWSNIVIAYEPIWAIGTGKVATVEQAQEVHKAIRDLLRGISDKVADETRILYGGSVNEKNCGELSKQPDIDGFLVGGASLKPAFVDIINATKQ from the exons atggctcgCAAGTTCTTCGTCGGCGGCAACTTCAAGAT GAACGGCTCCGTGTCGTCCATCAAGGAGATTGTTTCCAACCTCAACAACGCCACCCTTGACGAGAACGCTG AGGTCGTCGTCTCCCCTCCCGCCCTCTACCTCTCTCTCGTCCGCGAGACCCTCCGCCCCGACATCGAAGTCGCCGCCCAGAACGTCTTCGACAAGCCCAACGGTGCCTACACTGGCGAGATCTCCGTTGCCCAGCTCAAGGACAGCAACATCAACTGGGCTATCCTCGGCCACTCTGAGCGCCGAACCATCCTCGGCGAGTCCGATGACGTTGtctcctccaagaccaagtACGCCACCGAGAACGGCCTGAAGGTCATCTGGTGCTGCGGTGAGAGCCTCGAGACCCGCGAGGCCGGCAAGACCATCGAGTTCGTCTCTGCCCAGATCGAGTCCCTCAAGTCCCAGATCTCCGACTGGAGCAACATTGTCATCGCCTACGAGCCCATCTGGGCCATCGGCACTGGCAAGGTTGCCACCGTCGAGCAGGCTCAGGAGGTTCACAAGGCCATCCGTGACCTCCTCCGCGGCATCAGCGACAAGGTCGCCGACGAGACCCGCATCCTCTACGGCGGCAGCGTCAACGAGAAGAACTGCGGCGAGCTCTCCAAGCAGCCCGACATTGACGGTTTCCTCGTCGGTGGTGCTTCCCTCAAGCCTGCCT TCGTGGACATCATCAACGCCACCAAGCAGTAA